The Agarilytica rhodophyticola genome has a window encoding:
- a CDS encoding alpha/beta fold hydrolase, whose protein sequence is MQYSTLMNIQLKERLARHLHILNKEKPSLVFIPGNLQEIESIKDFNLGLSQHFDYHVIELPGTGMTAPLHPSYDIPYLASCLDEFITKKIQKPFHLVSCSYATGVALEYAKKNSKKISKLVLAGSMQNIPEEEWNQIFTMMANCLDNPKEFSKGFLELITSKTTTIPKHKVIKRATLRKAEKYTKDQFKCFIYNSIRLMSYRGDNLENITCPTLCFTGELDPYVTPQRCQALAKKIPNASFKLIPNTDHLFHIEKPAETIDIICDYLIGDKRMVA, encoded by the coding sequence ATGCAATACAGTACCCTAATGAATATCCAACTAAAAGAAAGACTTGCGCGCCATTTGCACATTCTTAATAAAGAAAAACCTTCATTAGTGTTTATTCCCGGTAACCTTCAAGAGATAGAAAGTATAAAAGACTTTAATTTAGGATTAAGTCAACACTTCGATTACCATGTGATAGAACTCCCTGGAACAGGCATGACTGCTCCCCTACACCCATCATATGACATACCTTATTTAGCTAGTTGTTTAGATGAATTCATTACAAAAAAAATACAAAAACCATTTCATCTCGTATCATGTAGCTATGCTACAGGTGTTGCTCTAGAGTACGCAAAAAAAAACTCAAAAAAAATTAGTAAGCTTGTGCTTGCGGGTTCGATGCAAAATATTCCGGAAGAAGAATGGAATCAAATATTTACTATGATGGCCAACTGCTTAGATAATCCCAAGGAGTTTTCAAAGGGCTTTTTAGAACTCATCACAAGCAAAACAACTACCATCCCGAAGCACAAAGTCATTAAAAGAGCCACATTGAGAAAAGCAGAAAAATACACAAAAGACCAGTTCAAATGTTTTATATATAATTCTATACGCCTAATGTCATACAGAGGCGATAATCTTGAAAATATAACATGCCCAACATTATGTTTTACAGGAGAGCTAGACCCTTATGTAACACCTCAAAGATGCCAGGCACTGGCAAAAAAAATACCCAACGCATCATTCAAGCTAATTCCAAATACAGACCATCTATTTCATATCGAAAAACCAGCAGAAACCATCGATATAATTTGTGACTACCTTATCGGAGATAAAAGAATGGTAGCTTAA
- a CDS encoding PQQ-binding-like beta-propeller repeat protein produces the protein MNPSRLTISCCSFIFLNLERKRTYNMINRIFLFICFFSIVQVVPRSAYADIVPLDISLGVNYDGYISNAEASHAALYDPPASWGFVSSDVGRVFGDHNLSFGVTYSWDDQSDSGLPSSGELTTAYGLFRLDTSRDAVPQGGFVLRPQGEPQHLQTQPNVVRAHRPHSSSNTHPLASVDVTLPLDQQARYASINFLISGSGNKTMLYALYDNGQGDVDRVLIYDSMGIPDPEVQEIGFPEPRSVSTNNPDLVSALRMDHRWENYEGRSHIRPGITHIWTFASPLALDSSRTLRGFTLAVYNEDIWKARSAFIYAASADRLNVPALSSAAKATTIAEDGSRYVSTHNSLLRKLDTDGSELWSQSLGLINAEPLIGSNNTIFVGSNNTDVYSINTISGDVLWSADTQGAVAGLAFNNEKNTVFAITQNGWLYAFDVNGTELWRLRLNVSANTTVNAAPIVSPASAPTDYLYIKDSEGRLYAVEPANPLQNREASVVWVR, from the coding sequence ATGAATCCCTCTCGCCTTACTATTTCTTGTTGTTCTTTTATTTTTCTTAATTTAGAAAGAAAAAGAACCTACAACATGATAAATAGAATATTTTTGTTTATCTGTTTTTTTTCTATTGTCCAAGTTGTTCCCCGCTCTGCTTATGCGGATATTGTCCCTTTAGATATTTCTCTAGGCGTTAATTACGATGGCTATATTTCCAATGCCGAGGCGAGTCATGCGGCCTTATATGATCCACCAGCCAGCTGGGGATTTGTCAGCAGCGATGTGGGGCGTGTCTTTGGTGACCATAACCTTAGCTTTGGCGTGACCTATAGCTGGGATGATCAAAGTGATTCTGGTTTGCCAAGTAGTGGCGAATTGACCACAGCTTACGGTCTTTTCCGTTTAGATACATCGCGTGATGCCGTTCCGCAAGGTGGTTTTGTTCTCCGACCTCAAGGGGAGCCGCAGCATCTTCAAACACAACCGAATGTTGTCAGGGCACATCGTCCTCATAGCAGTTCTAATACACACCCATTAGCGAGTGTCGATGTGACACTGCCGCTGGATCAGCAAGCGCGTTACGCCTCCATTAATTTTTTAATCTCAGGCAGTGGCAATAAAACAATGCTCTATGCCCTTTACGATAATGGACAGGGGGATGTCGATCGCGTATTAATTTATGACTCAATGGGCATCCCTGATCCGGAAGTACAAGAGATCGGGTTTCCCGAACCAAGAAGTGTCAGCACGAATAACCCGGATCTTGTTTCTGCGTTGAGGATGGATCATCGCTGGGAGAATTATGAGGGGCGCTCTCATATTCGTCCGGGCATTACCCATATTTGGACATTTGCTTCCCCGTTAGCGCTTGACTCTTCACGTACATTACGTGGATTTACCTTAGCCGTTTATAACGAAGATATTTGGAAAGCACGCTCCGCATTTATTTATGCCGCTTCTGCGGATCGACTCAACGTGCCTGCCCTCAGTTCAGCAGCGAAAGCCACCACCATTGCTGAAGATGGCTCACGCTATGTCAGCACACATAATAGTTTATTGCGAAAACTGGACACTGACGGTAGCGAGCTTTGGTCGCAATCACTTGGCTTAATTAACGCCGAGCCTTTAATCGGTTCTAATAATACGATTTTTGTCGGCTCCAATAATACTGACGTTTACAGTATTAATACTATTTCTGGAGATGTCCTTTGGTCAGCGGATACACAAGGCGCAGTTGCTGGTCTTGCCTTCAATAATGAAAAAAATACAGTATTCGCCATTACTCAAAATGGTTGGCTTTACGCCTTCGATGTAAATGGTACTGAACTGTGGCGTTTACGTCTTAATGTATCGGCCAATACCACCGTCAATGCTGCCCCCATCGTTTCCCCTGCAAGTGCACCCACGGATTATCTTTATATCAAAGATAGTGAAGGACGTTTGTATGCCGTGGAGCCTGCCAATCCATTACAGAACAGGGAGGCGAGTGTCGTATGGGTACGTTAA
- a CDS encoding Cro/CI family transcriptional regulator, whose translation MKSQYNITHHSKALTPGIKKVLRIFGNQAALAKAMNVSVSAVARWVKSGYIPCDKVWEVMLLVEGKKTYAGETVSINELLEEAYNKHMERRGLQEKMQT comes from the coding sequence ATGAAATCGCAGTATAACATCACACATCACTCTAAAGCCCTAACGCCGGGAATTAAAAAGGTCTTACGTATTTTTGGTAATCAAGCGGCGTTAGCAAAAGCGATGAATGTCTCGGTGAGTGCTGTCGCACGATGGGTAAAATCGGGGTATATCCCTTGCGATAAAGTATGGGAAGTGATGCTGCTTGTGGAAGGCAAAAAAACCTATGCCGGTGAGACAGTGTCTATTAACGAGTTATTGGAAGAAGCCTACAACAAACATATGGAAAGACGAGGATTACAAGAAAAAATGCAAACATAA